The genomic DNA ATGATCCGTtaagcagatggaaaaaaaaccatCTTGCACTTTGAACAGTCTGTCTGTGCTAAAGCctttattatttcaaataaaactaatttaTGATGGTAACTCCTGTTGCAGTTAAATGTTTGCAGtatgaaaatatacagaaaatatgaTGCAAGTACCTAGCTTTTTCTGTCTTCCTGTGCTTGCCAGTCTCCAGCACTGGAGAATGAATCTCTCTCTAAGTCAACCTTCTCCAAGATTATTTTTTGGTCTCCAAAGCAGGTTAAGACATGAACGCTTGCTGTTACATAGATAACAATTTCAGgatgcctttttaaaatatttaaaagaggtATACATATGGCCTAAGCAAAACTGTCTTCTGAGAAAATACGATACACTTGGCATTGTCTTTTCTTATGAAACAATGTCAATGGCATGTTGGAGACAATCAATGATACCTCCCCAAGGTAAGGTAGTTCTCGAGGACGAATGGCTCTACAAGCCACGAGTGATTCTTTCCAAGCCGCATCATTAAAAACCTAAAGATTACAAAGACCATATGCTTTTCTCTTTACAGAATTAGTCATTAAAGTTTGCCTTTTCCAGTTGTAAACTGATCTTGTAGGCAAGATGACAACtctatgaagaaaatataataatCATCAAGTTAGAGGTTTTTTCGATATTTATGTTCTAGTaagagccttttttaaaaaaagcaggtAGCTGGGTCAGTCTCTTAGAGTTTCCACATATTTCAGGAACCAAATATAGACCTCCAAATTGTTCAGTTTTTAGCTAACAGCTAGCTAAAAATCAAAGTGATATAAAATAAATTCCCTAATAGTCTGCAAACAAAAGTACATTTTAGCAGATAGAAAAATGCCAGATAAGTTTTAAATATACAGGTTACTTCATGAATAACATCTGTCAAATACATTTCACTCAGCAGCACTTTAATGGCTTCTTACTCATGTTTATTGAATATTACTTCTGttattggtaaaaaaaaaaaaaaaaaaattaagctaacACTAAAGGGACATGAAGCCTGCCTAAACAACTACAACAGCAACAAGACATGCCCAATAGAACTGCTCCCTGCTTctccacaaaataaaaattttcagggAAAGATGAAAACCCAAAGCTGATGCTTTGTCTGTAGCTTACTGTATTGTTTCTATTGAAGTATGGCCTGAGGCAAGTGTATTTTTTGCTTCTCAGGTACACATCTTGGCAATCTGCATCTGCGCGCAGGACAACACCCAGGAGCAACAATTTAACTTAAGACACTTCATAAATCAAGCTTAGCATGCACAGAATCTTTTAAAGACTTACCTTATTTTCAAAGGCTTCCCTTGACGTCTCTGTTTCTCTGAACGGTCCTGAATAGGCTAACCTGTGAAACTTTGAAATTCTGCAAGTTTCAGCTGAGAAAGCTACAGCGTGCTCCACCAGCCCTAGCTCCCCAGCCTGGGAGTTGTCAATTTACCTTGGCATGATCTTTTCAGATGCAGCCCTTCACATGCTCAGCCTTTTCTTTCTCAAGCTTGTATTGCGCCCATGTGAGACAGCACAGTTGGCTCCATATTTACACTTTGAGCTTCTTATCTCTATATGTCAGTAGATATGAGAATATCGACAGCAGAACACCAGCTTTGAAAATAAGCTCCCTGTGTGCAGGCGAGGAGTGGAAGCTTGCCTCTTAATGACTTGCTTTGACTCTTAATGAGTGTTAAATCGTAGGCTGCATTaaagaaaacttttgaaattGCAGTATTAAGTAAGCTCTCAATTCCAGCTgtattaactgatttttttttccagaaagcgtTATCACCTGCTGTTCTGTACCATCAACTCTTAATAAATTCAGGAAACAACATaccttttctgtatttgaaaaatctCTCGTGAACACCATCAAAAAAGACGGAGACAGCTTAAGTCTCACTTCCACTTtctggtgttaaaaaaaaaaaaacaatactatTGCATTATTAAACACAACAGGAGGAGCTATTGGGTCAAAATAGCTGTTACAGTCATTCTCTCTGCTTAAAAATCTTTACTAAATTTTCAATGAAAAGAAATGCCTTTACTATTTGAAATGGACTTTATAAAAACAAAGAATATCTCCATCTCTTCCTAGCTGCATCagacaaaaaacaagcaaaagcagcaaaactgAGGAACTGCAATATAGTTTTCACAGTTGTTAAAGGTCTACTTTGAATGTGAAGAGCTTTAAGTGCTGGAAACCACTTGACACTCAGTTCTTGCAGGCGCTTCAGATTTGTTGTGCAGATTATCAGACTGCAGTTTTGTAAAGGCCACTTAGTTACATCAGCTCTGACAAAGAATCGATGTATTTTCAATGAATAGTATgaatatttatgaatatatttgcTTAGGCCAGCCAAACTGATAAACCAAATTCACGTGGATCTAAGTGCCTTAAAAGAGTTTTGTGCTGCCTTCATTAAATCCACCTAtgacatttttattaaacatGTGAACTCATGTATAGACCAGATCTAGATTTAcccatttcctttaaaaacagaacactaAAAGTTCCATATAAGCAGTGTTATATAGGCATAATTGTTATATATGCATATtgacttcattttttcctgtttcaaactcaactataaaaatgtatatatcctGCTGAAATATAAATCACCAATGGATATTTATCAGTAGAAAGCCTGAAACATTAGCATGGATTTTAAAGAACCATATTTTGTTTCATTGGATGAACAGAGGCATACTGAGCCAAATGTGAGTTACACTGAAAATTTTCACACATCTCCTGTAATCTCCTGCTTTGAAAGTAACCGCTCTGCAAATATTTACCCTCTTAGCATGCTGTGTACTGTGGGATAGTTTGGGAAGATTGACAAAAAGTTTGCTACTTCAAATAACCAAGCTACTGAAAGTGTATTCAAGAAACTGTTTTATACTACCACTACTACTTTTCTAATAGGATTTGAATACTGTTCTCatgtagctaaaaaaaaaactagcatgaTTTGCCATTTCAGTTTCTTTAGTAATGTTTACAATTCATGATATAACCAGTGACTCAGAAGTGAGTAAGCAGAGACAAAAACTCATGATTGTTTTGCAAGGATTTGGCTTGGGCAGGGTTTTAAGAAGAATCTGGGCACAAACAGGACCACATAACATCTTTGGCACGTACATCTAAAAGaatgaaattcagaaagaaaggcaAGACTGCTTGTGAATGAAACTCTCAGGCATTTTTAGAGCTCTTCTTTAACGTAAGCAGAAATACTACATGGTTTGCTATGATAGCGGGAAGACTAGACTCAGCGACTTAGATGGCCCTTTTCAGTCATATGCTATTACATCTGACCCTAACAGCAAGTAAAACATCAcaagtaaattaatttttaaaagccagaacCTCTCATCCCttctcacttgaaaaaaaaatcttgaaaataacaCTGTGAgtagttccactgaaatcaatcaaTAAAACGTTACAATTTTTAAAGGACCTGAAAGGCAGTTCTTCAAAGATACAGAGAATTTAAAGGTGTAAACAGACATCTGAAAGTAGCCTGTTAGGGGCATACCTCATTAGCTGCGTGAACGGCCTAGAAGTTCTGTAAGCACGTACCTTCATCCGACGTTTCCTGATGCCTTTAAAGCTCCAGTCGTACATGCCTCATGTCGACCTACTACATTTTTGAGCAACTTACTCAACTCGATGGCTTGCAAACCAATGTATAACTGAATATGAATAGGGTTAACAAAAATGAGACCCCAAATATTCACAAAATATCTTCTCCTCCAGTGCTATGAAGTTGCCAGTTTCttatattggcttttttttttttttcccctccttaaaGACTTGCAAACTACAGGAATCTACCATAGACACTCATCTGTAGCATTGCATTTAATGGAACATGCTTACCTCTTGACCttgtaaatttttatttatttttactaaaaagcaagttatttcatttggcagagTCTACATATCCCCAAAGTCTCACTGAATAGACGTATTACAACAGTATGTTTCAAATCAAGAATGACTCAAGCAAaacaataagagaaaaaaaatgtgctttaatattgttttcaaatatttattaaaacaacattttttttttccatccaaacaGTGATTCTGCCTGCAGTATCTGTAACCTAGTAGCCATATTACCCAAATTGATGATTCAATATTGGTGATCCTAAAACCCCAAATaatcctccctctcctccccactagGCACTTCTGCTATTGTCTAGAAGcacaaataattttaataatagcTTAGCTAGCAAAAGTACAAAGGCACCAACAATAAACGCCACTGTGTTGGAACAGACAAATACTTTCTGTCTGCTTTAGAAAAACACACTAAGAAACTGGGCTCTTAAATTCAGGATCTGAAACTACAGTCACCACTAGGGCTCCTTCTTCTTACTATAAGAATCTGCATCAGCGTTCTCAGGACCTGACATAAGCCTTTTTGGCTGGCTTTTGGGGTTACAATAGCTTAGTGTCACAGATAAGCAAGCCTTAAAGAGTACAAATTCTGCCAGAATAGTTCCCTTCTTTCAAAACACAAATGGGAATCACAGCTTTAGGTTAAGTAGCAGAGCAATATTTTATGCAAGTAGAATatgtgctgattaaaaaaaaaaaaagttaagaatacAGGGCCAGAGGTTTCACCCGGAACGAGAGAATAACAACAAAAGCAATTCAGCAAAAGCATTCAGCTGCACGTGAATCTGGACGTGGCTCGCGGTACCACGCTTTATCCATGTTTGCGGTGGGTGAGCCCTGGTGGAAAGGCGATATATTAACTAACAACAGAAAATCAAAGATGAGAACACTTGCTTCATTTTCTAAGCAAACACGAACAATGCAATAcagggcatttttttaaaaacggGGTATTAATTTAAACAAACCTCTAACCTCCGACTTTATAGGAACGTGCAAGTTGTTTATGAAGTCAAACATAATAAATACAGTTGCAGAAGGAATGATTTATTTGCGCGAGCACATCAGGAGAGGCTCCTAAGCAGACTCGAGCTGCGCTGTGCGTTCCCGACGAtggcacgccgccgccgccgccgggctctccCGCGGAAAAGGCCAGGACTCGCGTCCGGTGGGGccatgggggggcggggggacagcGGCAGTCGCCAGGCCAGCGGTGGCCGCCCGCGTCTCGCCGGGCACACGTGCCGGCCTCGGCACCGctggcgcgcccgccgcggcctcgcCACGCTGCCCGGCCCGGAGGtgcgaggcggccgggccgcgaggTCCGCGCTGGCGCCTCCCTCCTTGCCCACCCGCAGGATTAAAACCGGGGCAGGACAAGGAAGCCCCACGAGTGCCCCAGGGCCGGCTGCGAGGATGCCCTCGGGGCGCCGCCtcgccgcgggggcggccgcggggcgctcaGGCGCGCAGGTAGTCGCTGCGCAGGCGGCTGAGGCGGGCGCCGTGGCTGCGCACGGTGAGGGTGAGCAGGTCGTGCTTGTCGCGCAGGCCGCTGGAGACGCGCAGCGTGTCGCGGAGCAGGGCGCGGGCGCGCAGCAGCAGCCCGAGGCAGGcgtcgccggggcggccgccgccgtcgcGGCCGTCGGGCTCGCGGCCCTGCCGGAACTTGCTCTCCAGCTCGCTCAGCGCCCGCTCCGAGCTGGAGTAGGCGTCGCCGATCTGCGCGGCCTCGCGGCGCAGGTACTGGCTGTAGCTCTCCTCGCCGTCCAGGTCGTAGGAGATGCTGCGGCCGATGCC from Struthio camelus isolate bStrCam1 chromosome 5, bStrCam1.hap1, whole genome shotgun sequence includes the following:
- the FIBIN gene encoding fin bud initiation factor homolog isoform X1, with amino-acid sequence MPALRLLWLGCLGSLCRGYFDGPLQPEMSNGSLHHYFVPDGDYEENDDPERCQLLFRVSEPRRCGAAAEAAAAGGLSLRQELTVLGRQVEDAGRVLEGIGRSISYDLDGEESYSQYLRREAAQIGDAYSSSERALSELESKFRQGREPDGRDGGGRPGDACLGLLLRARALLRDTLRVSSGLRDKHDLLTLTVRSHGARLSRLRSDYLRA
- the FIBIN gene encoding fin bud initiation factor homolog isoform X2, coding for MPALRLLWLGCLGSLCRGYFDGPLQPEMSNGSLHHYFVPDGDYEENDDPERCQLLFRVEDAGRVLEGIGRSISYDLDGEESYSQYLRREAAQIGDAYSSSERALSELESKFRQGREPDGRDGGGRPGDACLGLLLRARALLRDTLRVSSGLRDKHDLLTLTVRSHGARLSRLRSDYLRA